The DNA sequence ATTTCTTTAGTACTTCGGCCAAGGAAATCTTATAGAAACTTTTTGGTGACTGCCCTAAAAAAACTCTTGctccaaaatccaaagaaagggCCCAAGGTATACATTCATGtgtattatttttctttgatcATTCATTTAATACTTTATTCTGACTCGACCTCAATTTTTTCAGGTAGTCGTACACTAAAGCGGGCTGATGTGGTAGCAATGGCCGCAGCCAAGAAAAAGGTTACTCCTTCTTTGAAGAAGATCGCAGCCGCTGCACTGACCCTGCTGAGCAAACGGCCCCGCCCAGAGGCCGAGATGGCTGGTGACGTTCCCCAACTCAAAAAACATGTCAAGAAATTggcaaagaaagaagaatggGAGATTCACGTCATCTCTAGCCAAACCACAAGACCAACTGCTCCTAGTGTTTTTCCCTTCATTCTTGCCATTCAGGTCTTGACGGGCCCAACGCCTAGAGTTAGTCTCGTTCCTCAAGTCGTGGTCGAACCGGTTGTTGCTCCGTTGGTCGAGGAAACTACAGCTCCAGGGCTGGCCGTTGCTTCTTAAGCTGACCTAGTAGCTGCTGTCTTGGAGAATGTAGCCATCATAGCCGAGAGAAACCTTCCCCCAAATCCAAGAAAGAGACCAGTGATCgttttggaagaagaagtaTGATTATTCATGCTGATAATTTTCTTATCTCTTAACTAGACtttcaaatattaaaaaaaaaaatcttttgtttaggAGGACGAGAGCGAGGGAATCTCACTGACGAGGTGCCCTCGACTAGCTAACCTTCCATCCACCAATCCTCAACCAGTGGTCAAGGCGTCTGGCCAGGTCGATACCCTTGCAGTTGAAAAAAGCATGGGACATGGAACGACGCCTCTCGTTGAGCTCGAGGCGACAACAGAGACGTCGGTTGATCAACTAGATCAAGATCTCAGCATTCCTTCCCAAGACGCTACTTCGGCCTTTGTAAgacatttattattttcatgaatttttttCCTTAGAGttctaaaccaagaaaaatctTAAATGCCAAGCACCCAGCCACTCATTTAACCTAAAATTTTATGAGCTGAAGGGCGTTATTTATATTTCATGGCCGCCCTAATGGCCATCAAAcatagataacctccatcggctgTATGAGCTAAAAGGATACCTTAAGCACTACGCTCGGCCATTAAGCTTTCTAGGTTCGAATAACGAGCCAGAAGACATGGCTGAGGTCTATTCTAGGCAGGTTTAACACATCCCTTTTTCTGTTGCCTTGTAACTTAGAACTTTTCCTAACAATTTCCTTCTtgtgcagccttcatgggaGGTCGAGCTCGATACCCTACTCTCTAGTACTTCCGGAGTAACCAAGCCTTCTACTGCCACGACCAAGCCTTTCGCGACTGCAGCTGAATCTGATGCCTTTGTCAAGTTGTAGGAACTTCTATCCCTTTAGGCCTCATAAGTCCTTCAACGTAGATGCCTCGATTTTGTAGGAGAGTGCTTGAACGACCTTGCAGCTGGCGATCTACTGAGCAGTGAAAATGTTATTCATTTATCCAACATCCTAGAGCGAACTCGGGaatatttcattatttttgaGCGGGCTCTTCGGGCAGAGGACGACCTCAAGGCTGCAACGACTACTCAAAAAGCCATCCGACCAGAACTCGAGCCTATAAAAGCAAGGAAAGAACGACTGGCCAACCTTGACCGTTAAATTGCTGAACTTCAACGCCAAAGGTCAGCCGTTGCTTTCGAGCTTGAGAAGGATTTTGAGTCAAGGAAAGCTCAGCTGGCAGAGTACACGGTGGGGGCAAAACGGTTACAGCAACTTTAGATTGACAAAATAACAAGACAATTCGAGGTTACAATGGGCAAAGTAAGGTGGCTGGAATTGAAGGCCATTCTTGAAGCCTTCCTTCCTTCGACCCCTTAGGATTTTATCTGTGGTTGTAGGccattttgatttttgttaCCTTTCTTGtatctcctttgcaaaattaatgaaatgaacCTTTTTATTCTTACATCTCCCAAGTGATtggataatatttctttaagaatttCCCATTGATTGGTAACTTATGAATTAAACCAGTCCAATCCTTGAGGTGGTATGCCCTCTTGCCGAGAACTTTATGGATGACGAACAGTCTTTCCCAATTCGGTGACCATTTCCCTAATCTAGGGTCTTTAATTCCCACGGGCAACACGGTTTGCCAAACTAACTCTCCCTTCCGAACGTTTTTTGTCTGACTcattgattataggctcgctcaGCAATCTTTTTTCTGCACCACCAATAAATTATAAGTATCAAGCCGAACTTCTTCCAAGTCTTCTAACTCTTGTCTCATGGCCTGATTGTACTCGGCactgaacaaactactttgttcaattactcACAATGAGTTTATACTTAGCTCGACTGGTAGCATCGCGTCATGCCCATAAGTTAATGTATATAGGGTCGTCCCGGCTACTGATCGAAGTGAAGTTCGATAAGCCCATAATGCCTCAtttaacttcaaatgccacatgccaggcttttcttttatcattttcaaGAATAccgattaaaaccttattccttGCTTCGGCCTGTCCGTTCGCCTGCAGGTAATAGATGTAGATTGCTCGAGTTGAATTTTCAATTTCGCCGTGTACTCTTTGAATTTGTCAGATGTAAAGATCGTACCGTTGTCCATTATGATTGTTTATGGTACGCCGAATCTGGTTACGATATTTTCTTCCacaaaattacaaacttctttagacgttaacTCGGCGTATGACTTTGCTTCGACCCATTGGTCAATCCGTCATAACAAGTATCCACGCATGCTTTGCTGACCCGAAAGACAGCGTAATTTTTACGATTatgtccatggcccatcctctgaacGACCAAGGTTTGGTGACCAAGTGAAGTAATTCGACCAGGACtctttgtataggcccatgaATTTGACACTATACACATCCTCATGCGTACTCGGTACAATCTTTCAATACACTCGGCCAGAAATAACCGTGTCGGCGAAGCAGCCAACGCATCTTGCGttcacattgatgagctctACAAATTCCTTTGTGTACCTCTGTAATTGCTTGGGCAGCCTCTTGCAGGTCGAGGCACAATAACAATAAATTGTCATCACCTTTTCGGTACAACTCATTCTGGTACAATACGTAATTTGTGGCATGAACCCTTGTCCTGTGGTCGTGTTTGTCACTGGGGTTATCAAGATATCACATGATTGACCTTCTCCAGTTGTCTGGTAATGTCTCGGCTACACACGTGTCTACAAGATCTCCTAGTTCTAATTATTTGTGTATGGATCACGCGATCGTGTTGAAGTACTTGTTAATTAACCAAGATCAGGTGCAATCGTGGTACTACAGGTATTACCTAGCCTAACTCGCCCCCCAGGAGTTATGCTCCGGAGGTTATTTGAGCTAGTTCGTCTACATCGGTGTTTCGAATGTGAGAGATGTGTTTGAATGTGATATCGTCGAATGACTCGGCCAAATACTTGGCAATCGTGTGATAGGGCGTTAGAGtgcaactcatgcaacgaaaagttccattgagttggttaatcacaagttctgAATCACCGAGGATGAGTACGCGGGCTACCCTCAAGTCGTGAAGGACATTAAGGCTAATgacaagggcttcgtattcggcctgattattcgtACAATCAAAATCGatcttgagagaaaaataccagCAGTGTTGATCTGGGGATTGAATGACGATTCCAACACCAATCGAGGCTGAAGTACCAGAGCCATCAAAATACATCATCCAATAATTATCACGTGTTTCCACCAAGCCAATTTCGACATCATTGCCTCCAAAACCATAAGAGGAGGGGTGTTGGGCTAAGAAGTCGGCTAGTGCTTGGCCCTTGACGGCTTTCTGGGGCACGTATTGCAGACTGAATTCGGATAGTGCCATTATCCATTTCCTAATTCGACCTTTTACTATTGGCCGAGTAAGCATGTAGAGAATAACATCTGTCTGGGTGATGACCTGAGTGACCGATGGaagcatgtaatgcctgagttTTGGCGCAACGAAAAACAATGCTATGCAGAGCTTCTCGACAGAGGTTTGCCACTTTGAGGTGGCATCAGGACAGGTAGGGTCGTGAGAGAAACCTTGATTTGTGTGAAGGCATCTTTAATGTGTGGTTGTGATCAAGTACTTCTAATCAGCAACCTAGTTGTGATGTTCAACTTAGATTACCAAATAAGAAtccattaagaacaagaaaacttcaaagaaccaaagaaatcacatCGCATGAGGTATGCATAGCAATTTCTTCAATCATTCACATGTCTACCAAGATTAAGTATGATGTGTACTAtaaccttgatcaaataattCATAAGTAGCCCTAATGATGACCAAACATTaagattaacaaacaaattaaactataaaatcagtggatgaaacaagaacacagattggtaatttgaatactttaacttaataacaAAGAGTAgttttgcaaggctacatcgAAATCCCCAGGTATGAACTTAATCACACAACATGATTacagaatatataaatatcaagaacaacatgagtgaaactaaagttcatagaagaaaccccttTGAAGCAGTTCTGAtgttgaacttctccaagaatagTGCGGTTGCGTGGTTTTTCGGTGGTAGTGGATGGTGAAGGGAAATAGGATTTTGTTTCTAGAAGAAAGGCCaaacaaagagaaaagagagagctaTGGGGGTCCCCAAAGGGGGCTTGTGTAAAAGTGATTTGAAACCTTAGTATTTATATGCTAAATGGGGTTGCAGCTGATTGCAAGGTGATCTCAACCATTAAGCCAAGGTTTTGAACGTTTTTCCTTATTTAGCTCCTCCAAATCAGGCTAGATATTCCAATTCATTTCCCATTCTGCTCTTGGTCTTCTAACCAGCCAGATTCGCTTTGGATTCTTTATTTGGGTTTCAAAACATGCGACTAAACTTCTTTCCACGTTTGAATAAGGGTTAACCCCAAAAATGGCTtgttttcacttcttttgacttcaaattgatcctaaaacgcATGTTTGCACACTGATACAAAATAGGGTGAAACGCAACTGGTTTTACTCTAAAACATCACAAATAGACTAGGAATGGAtgatataaatgcatgaaatatatgagttatcagAATGCTCACATAAAACAAGCTAAGGATGGAAAATAGGAGAGTATAAGTCAAACTTATATGGCTAAGATAGTAGAAGTTTGGTTTTAAATATTTTGGTGTGCAAACTTTCTACATGCATTAAAAGAGATGTTGGGTGAAAACTTATATACAAAGGTAAGCTTGTATCATACCAGTAGCACAAATAGATCAAAAGTAGAAAGTAATAATACGAGTTTCTCTAACCTCTCTTCTTATATATTCATCTCTTTTATCGGACacaagtaaagaaaaaaaaaagtgatgcaTTGATCCCGTTCTACCTCTGACAAAAGTTTTCTCTCATTTTGCCAATTTATAACAGGTTCATTAAGCTTAAAGTCCTAAATCACACCACCACACATGCTTATTCAGCTACAAAAGCAAACACACGTCAGATGTTGACCTATTTTAAAGGGAAGTGTATGTTGTTGACAAGGGAGGAGATAAGGGTCATGACATGCAATGGCAAAGCTAGAAATTCTCAGGAGATTGGTGAAATTTAAAAAGGTAAATGTGAAATTTGGCCCTTGGCTTGTGCTCATCTCGGAGCTCTTGACTTGGGAAAAGAGATACATCTTTACGCAATGGAGAACAGATTTGATCTCAATGCTTATATTCggatatttttgtcaaaaatataGGATGTCAACCGATTGATATGTATGCTAAGTGTGGTACATTGGAGACGGTCTCTTCTAGTTTCTTTTAGGGTAGATAACGAGTTCGGTACTACGCTATTATGAAAAAGTTAATTAACCACAACAAGTGGTCCAGTGATAAGGACGGGGATTGCGTCTtcccaataaacaaaaaaaaatgtgggaggTCCCGGGTTTGATGTTCTGAACTGGTGAGTTTGCTTGACTGTGGCCAAAGGCAGGTTGAAATTCCCCATAGCCTATTCAGGACTTGAAAATATGGATAACCGTGACTTGTCACCAGTTGTCCTCATtttaataagaaaaatatacCGTTGTTCAGAAATTCTATAAAACATTGCATTAAGCCGTTTCCATATGTGGACAGAGACATACCTTAAAgtaagattaaaagaaaacctCAGCAATTCTATATAGTAAATAATAAACTTCGCGAATTCAAACTAATCATTTAGTCATGAAGTTTCAAACGTCTCCTCCTAGAGAGATTTCCTTGGGATAATTAAGTTCCAACTTCTCAAATTGTAGCTGCCGAGCATTCCAACAACACACCAATACAAAAGTAAAACCACGCAGCCAACAAATTGGAAAATAAGAACTTAGAGAAGATATGCACCTATCATATCTGTCTCTACAATATCAGAAATGTTTCCTTGTTCAAAGTCTGTTTGATTTCGACCCTTATCACGTTCATAGCCGCATGTAATTCGAAATATACAGAAACGACGCTCATATGGGCCCTTAAAACTTGAACGAATTAGGcagaaatttttctttttttctttctttgaaacGGAACGCACCGTTTCAtttttaactttattttttaCATATTCCAAAACAACGTCGTTTTGGCCTGCGTATTTTGGAAAACGAAAAGGGTCGCCGCTGCGCAGCAAGGCCTCACGGAATTGCAGGTTTTTCGACAGGATCAGAGGAGTGGGACCATCGCTCCTGGGCTTGATTTTCGACGAGGCAAGGAGTGGAACCATTGCTCCTGAGCTTGATCAAAGGAGCTGACGGCATGTGAGTGCTGGTTGAAGAAGCAAATTTGATATAGACAAGAAAAAGATTATTGTAATTAGGCTTTTTTTTCTCTTGAGAAAGATGTAacacttttttttactttaGATATTATCCGGAGTTTGTCTTATGTAGTTCAGTTtatcaaataattttattttttaatcttaacaATTTAATTTTTGTGATGTCAATTTTTACTCTTTATTATGTTCTTTTGAGCTTGAATACATAAATAGAACCAAATAATGGTTGACGAACACGACTCAAGGGTTTCTATACAAAGCCCTTCTCTTCTTCACGCAAGTGGCAATGCACTCTTTGAATGGTATTTTATTCATAAgggatgaatttttttttttcggaataCTTAGGCATAATTAAATTAGAGAATCAAGTCAAGACAACTCATATGGAACGAGTTTATCGTCATTTTAGTATTATATTTCATTAAAATAAtgatatataaatttatcaaCACATGACATTATGttattgaatcaaaacttccATATGACGATGAACTCATTTCATGTAAATTTTTATGTatatgttgaccctaaaaaccaCTTAGCATACGTGGCGCGTAGGCCGAAtagctaatgagctaactacgtcctttagTTAATTGCAGGGTGTGTCAACTGGACGACTGAGCTCGGTTGATGAATAAATGAAtgtagtggtggtggtgtcgaACGCGTTGCAAAGTTCAAAAATCGTCTACACCGGATTTGGCTGCTTTAATTATATTTGTGCAAATATAAGTGTGCCAAATCGATACCATATTGTATgaacacaaatactcaaaagagATAAGTGTCTTGATTGTAAATGCGATTTGACCTTCGGAATACCGAATTCTAAAAtgtacttgtgaatatccaatcataaaataagttCAACTCTTAATGTGCCGAACAACATAACctagtaacacctcacttcgtcaaaaaaactaatgagatgacctcctTCAACAAGGACTCAAAGACTCCTTGTTGGCAGTGACTTGGATAGATAGTCAACCGAGCTTGAAGTAGTGCTATTTATTCAAACTAGAAGATACTCCACAATTACCTGACTCCATGGCTACAGAGTTGTTTCTACGAACTAAGAGATGTCATCGGAGTTGTTTCTATGAACTAAGAGATGTCACCAGTTGTCAACCATAGAGCTGTTtatataaactaatagatatgCTCAACGAAGTTAGGAAGGTCAGTGTTTTCCCAAAGGTGAGAGGGTTTCGCGTATAGTGAGAAATTGCCCAGAGCAAATTTGTGTGTTATGTTAAAGGTCCCTTGAAAGTTGCAGAACGCCTTGGATTTATAGAAGGAAATTGCTTGACACTTTGTACCATTGTAGAATCCAACTCGTGGAATATTATCCTGATGCCAGCCGTATCAATGCATTAACTGACACACCCGAACCTGATATTTCCCGAACACCAGGGTAGgaacgtgttggccgacacctgaaaGTGACAAAGGCATATTAGAATGCAtgagaataagaaataaataagacttataaatttaattataattaatatgtaAATGAGGAacttgttcagagcatacatctaatctagaacactaaaagaaataatataaaaattgaatgaacaaaggaatgagtcctacaccgagaggactcgaagatgctgaTGCAGAAGTACCTTGACATTGGAATTGTATGCGTATATTCCAAATCCtgagggggtgcaaaacaaacatgagtggaccaagttgatgtgtgtgtgtgtgtgtgtgtgtatatatatatatataatactaaaacagttatcaacatactaaccctcaAAGTTTAATGAAAACTAAATAGCATAATATGTAGTAGGTTTTCCGAAagccctagcatgccataaaacatttCATGAAACATATCTTGTATATAGCTAAAGAGTGGTATCCAATAACAATATCTCCCAGCCCAATGCCAGCTCTATGTCTCTCGGCCCGAAGCCagagattatttctcccggaCCGTAGCTAACAACCGTAATCCTCGCTCGTGGCGATATCATGAGCaccaaaaccattgaacatagactttccaaacataggtatatatatctcaaaaacatcttcatagtataaagtcatctgtcatctatactataaagaagtgtgCAAAAGCATGTTCATAAGCAgcataaagtcatccatcatctatactacaaagaacatgaGTTCAATAAAATATGGTAATTCAAAATATTCTCAGTAGGCATAATATCTcataaaacgtttcataaaatgtaatcattaaatcatgcttttcatgtatgcatttctacaattaaaacatgcatttataaaggggtccactcacagatacttcactgccgaagagccacgcaaactagtGAAGACGGAAATCGCCATAATAAATGCACccaagcacataaagggtccaattaataaaactctattaaaactattgaATTTGATAAAACGGACATCGGAAACGAACTCAGGACTTCGAAATTAAACTAGGAGGGGTCCTGAATGAAACCCaaaaaagtcaacgttgactgTCAACAGTcaaagtcaacggtcaacgtTGATCAGAAGTCAACGGTTAGACCGGGTCAAACGGGTTTGGGCTtgggttagggttaggtttaAAGGGGTTGGtcttgggttttgggttttgggctaAAGGTTTTTGGGTTAGGCCTTTGGGCTTAGACTTTGGGAATTTGGGCTTGGGCTTTGGGCTAGGCTACCTGGCCCAAATGAAATCTGGGTTGCCTAGCCCAAAGGAAATCTGGGTTGGGGTCCCATTCTCAGGCCAAGGTTTTGGCTGGTTTTTAGTACACTTTCAAATGctcataacttcttcgttacttaaccaaattgagtgattcaaaaatgaaaatcatagttctcgacgatacgaagagaatggtaccttgcacaatggtttggccgaaaaacacctcgaaagcctcggaggtcgtcGAAAActaggtaagattcaaatggatataacttcttcaatactcaacgaaattgggtgattcaaaaaggaaaatcataacttcttcattacTTAaccaaatcgagtgattcaaaaacaaaaatcatagttctcgaagagatgaagagattgataccttgcacgctaGCTAACTTGccgtggtttggctggaaaTTGCCTCAAAAGGGGCTATGCTCGTCGGAAAACTGGGGAAGTTTTCCCCCTTGAGGTTCCTACATCCAAACATCGATAAAACTTCTTAAAACCACTTCCAAACATACACTAAGACATGATCTACAACTTTTGGATAAGGTTCAAGGCTTACCTTCGCCGAAGGAGGAGGAAACTCGCCGGAGAACTTCGGTGAATAGTGTAGGTTGAGAGAAAGGGAGGGGTTGGGGGTGTTCTCTTTCGATTCTAAGCTCACTAGTGTGTTAATGGAGATGTTGATGTTGTTATGGTGTTGTTTGTTGGTGAGAAAAACCCTCAGAGAGGGCTGAGATAGAGAGAGCCGAGAgggagtttagagagagagaaagaaagaaagaaagaaagaaagagagagagtgagagagagagagagtgtgtgtgtgtgagaaagctttttttcagaaaaacaaaagggaaGGGGAGTGGGGGAGTGGGGACTCATGGGggtccaaaaagaaaaaagggaaaaggggCCGGGGGAACAAAAAATCaggggtgggccccttgggcacaccatTTAACACCAAAagtaatatttaaataaaagaaacccaaccaaagtgaaaatacgaAAACACCCTTCCGTTCCCTAAATTCTGGGATGGGTTGTTACATTAACTCTTTTTCACATGTCAATGATCAACATGCACTTGGAATTGTAAGCATTTTTGCTTACCACTATAAattatggtgtatgctcaccatacacctaatTATTTGCCACATGCCCTTTCATTTAATCttagttaattttattttatttttaattcaacaAGTAATAtttaatgtgaaaattaactagagTTATATGAAATAACACATGGTAGATGATTAAGTGTATAATAAGTATACATTATAGTTATAGTAGTGAGAAAAAATGTTCCCCTTAAAAGTATCCTTAGGATAATTCTCATGTGCAGGTGCAATAATCTTCCATGTGAAAACCATAAAACTCTCCCTCTTCCGTTTTTGTCTTATCCATGCAAATCAATTGCAAAGTATAATCATTATCCGCCATCATTTCATAACCTTTATATTCGTGCATGCATGATAGCTATCTGTCACATCAAGTCACTAATGCtataaaaactaaattttttaaattaaatttgcaaactaaatgatgtgattactgatgattgaattattacttaaataattaacgtaattaatttttaatagtgacacatcatttgatttacaaatttagtttaaaattttggtcctTACAAAATTACCCTTTATATTTCATATATAGGTTTAGCCTATCATGTATACCTTTTACCATAGGCTAAAGCCTATCATCACCACCATACCCAAAGCCATACCACGTGATAAGAGTCCTAATTCAACTTGATACGTATTGTTTACTTCCATATCAAAGATATAGTTTGCATCCCATGTATGAGAAAATGTCAAGATAATTCATCATTAAGAGATAATTAATGGTCTAGAACTCTGCTCACTTAACGACCTCAATTACATGGCCCGCTTATGTAAAATTGAATCCAAACAATATCACACGGTTTAACCTGTAGGAGAACCGAGCTGTGTTGTGTGTACAGTGGAGGATTTGTTTGTGTTCACTAAGATTGTGTTATGATAACGCAATGACCACTGTCATCCTGTTTGTATAGCCTTAACATCTCTCCACTCTACCCCTCCAAGTacccaacaggatcctctccgaatctTCTTTGTGAAGATTCCGGGGATCCGTGAATCAtgtttgttcatcgtacattgtgcagtcaatttttgtcaagtactgtttgtgtttaattttaaataaaaaaatttcaaataatttttaaccgcacgatgtacgataatcTGAGACGATTCACGAACCCTTAGaatccttacaaagaggatccagaTTCTCTAAGTACACATCCATCTGCttctatttctttttcatttccaCACTGCTTTCCTTATTTGCACTCTTAACCTGAGGTGGGTCGTCCTCTGTCCACGTGCCGCCTAGACACTAACACACCAGCTGACGTGGTGTTGACGTAACCACCACCAGCTGGCCATGCGTAAGCACCTCCACCTGCCTACCCTTATTTCGAGATTCAACGAATTGATGGAGAAATTTTTGTGGGTGAGGGGAACACACACCTTAACAAGGTAGGTGGTGTTCCCAACCTATTAAATTTTGATAGCTAGTTTTTGTTATTTGCTCACTTAATCATACCTGGAGAAGCTGAAAAGTCAAAAACAAAATGATGCCCTTTTAACTCTGTTACATCATCTGTTATACCGTTGTCCATGTCTCGAAAATTGAGGGAAGTTGCACATACTTGAGTAATtccatcttttctttctttgaaaaataataataattccctCATTTTCTCTGCTTCTTAAAGTAAAAGCCCTAAAAGTTGAAGTTGTTTTCTCACACTTCCTTGTTGTCAGCCTCATCGAAACAAAGCTATTGCCTTAAAAGTTGATTAGGTTTTtctatatacatttttttttaattattcatattcGATATTGATCAGTTTTTTGTAGTTCTATCCAACTATGAGCATGCCAACTACCAATTCCCATCCTTGTTTCCCTTCACCTAATCAGGTAAACTAGTTTATATTTTTCGGCAAGATTTTATAGATTTTGTTTTATTACATGTTCCGTATCgtatctgttgatgcacaaaatcagcgaagactttggtacaacaaaaagtgttaagtttgtgacctgcgctagattgctctggtcactagtgtggataagtaagtaaatggatagagacagggaagcaaacacaagatgtacgtggttcacccagattggctacgtccacggagtagaggagttctcattaattatgaagggtttacactagtacataggttcaagctctcatttagtgagtactagtgaatgagtacaaatgacattaggaaatattgtgagagaatgatctctatttatagaatagagtttctagtttcatcacgtgtcgtattgtgattggcttctaattatagggaaactcttctgggtccttgatggtataatgttgatcggtgctcagtagtttcaggattggtcaagtatg is a window from the Malus domestica chromosome 16, GDT2T_hap1 genome containing:
- the LOC139193122 gene encoding uncharacterized protein, whose amino-acid sequence is MALSEFSLQYVPQKAVKGQALADFLAQHPSSYGFGGNDVEIGLVETRDNYWMMYFDGSGTSASIGVGIVIQSPDQHCWYFSLKIDFDCTNNQAEYEALVISLNVLHDLRVARVLILGDSELVINQLNGTFRCMSCTLTPYHTIAKYLAESFDDITFKHISHIRNTDVDELAQITSGA